TCTGAAGGGGCAGCATGTGAGTCAAGGAAGTACTGTTTATGGCCACCAGCAGCTGCAACTTGCCCAGGCAGTCCTCCAGCGCCACCTCCGGGTGGTCTCCCAGGCGCAAGTCCACGGGCCGCGGGACCCGCAGCATGCGGTCCGCCAGCGCCAGGCAGCAGATCGCCAGGAGGGAAGGGGAGTAGCTGGTGAAGGCATAGTCGGCCAGACTCAGCTCTGCCACCCCCCGCGCCAGGGCTTGCGCTTCCAGAGCTTCGGAGACCTCAGCCTGCCCCGCCTCCACGCGAGCCTGCGTGAAATGCTCCAGGAAGAAGCTAATGGTGGGCGcacccagtctgaagtgcagcTTGTGCAGCACGATGCACTCGAGGTTGCAGAGCTGCTGCCGGGAGAAGGCGCCGCAGCACAGGGCCAGAAGCTGCTTCACGCGCGGCGGGTGCACCTCCACCTGCAACACAGGGCGCACTCAACCCCGCCTTGCGGCTTCCCGGGCCCGAGGCCCACCCCAGTATGAAGCCCGGGACTTTCCCTATCCCTTCCAGAGAGACAGCCGGGGCTCTGCCTCTCCATTGCTTCCAGGTAAGTGACCTGGGGCGTACTTCCAGCGCAGTTGATCTAACTACTGTCCAACTAAAAAAAAAGCTTGGGAAATTTTGAAGGCTTTTTCAGAGACTAGACTAGAGGTGACAAAAGAGCTGTTTGGGACAGATTACAGCTATTAGTCTTTTAGGCTATTTCTTTGGGGGCTGAGTGACAGGATTGTTCGTTTGTGGAGGAATTGTTAAGGCTAAGGGATATATGCATACGCAAATATCTGACAAAATGAGTTCTGGGAACCCAGCACTGAATCTTGCGCGCTAGAAAGACGGGCGGCCAGGGAGTGGCGGGGAGTTTGGCTGCGTCCCCAGATGCCGCGTGTACCTGTTTGATGCCCCAGGTACCTGTTTGCAAGCGATGAGCAAGGAGGTGACCCCGAGCAGCTGGAAGCAGTCTGCAGCCACCGGCGTGGTGGTGAGGAAGCGGTCCAGAGTGTTCACCGTCAGGCACAGCGACTCGAAGGAGAGGCCGAATTGGCGGTGCACCGGGATCAGCCAGCTGAGCAGCTTACAGCGAGATTCCGCCGTCACCTGccgggagggagaggggaggcgGCCCGCTGGGCTTAGGGTGGAGAGGGActgtgggagggaaggaagggccAAGAAGAATCGGGGAGCTTCCCCGGAGAGAGGCAATAAGATTTCAGAGAGAAACGCAATGGAAACTGGGAAACGCGTGGGCCGTGCTGAGCCGGAACACCGGGATTGGGACCTGTCCCAGAGAGCGTCGTACACATTACTTCGTGTAATGCGCTCAGCAATtcaaaggaaggggaggggttccattttgcagatgaagaaagaagCTCAGGggtgttaaataacttgcctgagTTCGGTAGGAGTCCGGACTCAACCTAGAAACGAATTGCTCTCTACCTTGCCCCACTAGCCAGCTTGGGACTTGGGGCAAGTCCCTCAAGCCGTCTACGCCCCCcttctatctgtaaaatgaggccgGTGACCCGCCCCTCCACGGCCCTTTCTGCTTCAACTGGGGGCGGGAGCTGGGCTGTCGCGGGCCCAGGCGCTCGGAGGGCCGACCCGGCAGGAGAGGAGACAGcctgggaggagaggaagagcGGCGGCGGGGAGCTGGCTCTACCAGCACCTCACTTGTGGCTGCCGCGCCAGCGCCTCCCGCGGGTGGAAGTGGCTCTCCTGCGCCTTGCGGAAGGCGTAGCAGCTCTGGCCGTAGTCGCGGAAGGTCTGTAGATCTAGCTGCGCCAAAGGCTGGGCCGGGCCGGGCAGGGGGCTA
This DNA window, taken from Macaca fascicularis isolate 582-1 chromosome 6, T2T-MFA8v1.1, encodes the following:
- the CCNO gene encoding cyclin-O; the encoded protein is MVTPCPTSPSSPAARAGRRDNDQNLRAPVKKSRRPRLQRKQPLQPLDPCPLPGDSGICDLFESPSSGSDGTDSPSAARGGSPLPGPAQPLAQLDLQTFRDYGQSCYAFRKAQESHFHPREALARQPQVTAESRCKLLSWLIPVHRQFGLSFESLCLTVNTLDRFLTTTPVAADCFQLLGVTSLLIACKQVEVHPPRVKQLLALCCGAFSRQQLCNLECIVLHKLHFRLGAPTISFFLEHFTQARVEAGQAEVSEALEAQALARGVAELSLADYAFTSYSPSLLAICCLALADRMLRVPRPVDLRLGDHPEVALEDCLGKLQLLVAINSTSLTHMLPLQICEKCSLPPSSK